In one window of Cryptococcus neoformans var. neoformans JEC21 chromosome 7 sequence DNA:
- a CDS encoding spermidine synthase, putative: MAVSQSHPNIVDGWFREINTQWPGQAMTLKVKQVLHQEKSLFQDVLVFESETYGNVLVLDGVIQATERDEFSYQEMITHLPMASHPNPENVLVIGGGDGGVIREVLKHKSVKKVTLCDIDEAVIRVSKQWLPLMSDCYKDPRVEVHIGDGFKFLPEHKNEYDVIITDSSDPVGPAEALFQPPYFQLLKEALKEGGSVSTQAECLWIHLPLIKTLKETCSKLFPVVKYGFTTIPTYPAGQIGIMVCTKDSTRDLTVPLRAVPDTRYYNSEVHRAAFTIPEFGRAMLEDGVNVLPKFSGARPTTTKKKVLLLGSGLVAGPAANYIARHNHELTIACRTLASAEELASGLPNATPMSVDVSSADALRQAIKGHDVVVSLIPYTHHAQVMEAALEEKVHVVTTSYVNPQMRALEQKFKDAGLICFNEIGVDPGVDHLWAVKVFDEVKKAGGKIKSFYSFCGGLVEPAAADNALGYKFSWSPVGVLMALNNDGKYLKDGKVVEVAGKDLMSTAKPYYFTPAYNLVAYPNRDSTVFREFYGLEGVQNLCRGTMRYAGFCEVITAWKEIGLMSDAQVDYLAQGAAPITWIKVISQLLGVEAKEAAIIEKLKTLKSFETESRVLISKFRDLGLFSEEQVAQRGSVMRALSALLEEKCAFKEGEVDLVLLQHTFEIINADGSEQTITSSLEAYGDRNGGPSAMAKLVGVPCGMAVQFILEGVLNKPGVFAPYDEETCKLFRERLEKEEGITMVEKLV, from the exons ATGGCTGtctctcaatctcatcccAACATCGTCG ACGGCTGGTTCAGGGAGATCAACACCCAATGGCCTG GTCAGGCTATGACCCTCAA GGTCAAACAAGTCTTGCACCAGGAGAAGTCCCTCTTCCAG GATGTCCTTGTCTTCGAATCCGAGACCTACGGTAATGTGCTTGTCCTCGACGGTGTCATTCAGGCCACCGAGCGTGATGAGTTCTC TTACCAGGAGATGATcactcatcttcccatGGCTTCACACCCTAACCCCGAAAATGTTCTTGTTATCGGCGGTGGTGACGGTGGTGTCATTCGAGAAGTTCTCAAGCACAAGTCTGTCAAGAAGGTCACTCTCTGTGACATTGACGAG GCTGTCATCCGAGTCTCTAAGCAATGGCTCCCTCTCATGTCCGACTGCTACAAGGACCCTCGAGTTGAGGTTCACATTGGTGACGGTTTCAAGTTCCTTCCCGAGCACAAGAACGAATACGACGTTATTATCACCGACTCCTCTGACCCTGTCGGTCCCGCCGAGGCGCTTTTCCAGCCTCCTTACTTCCAACTCCTCAAGGAAGCTCTTAAGGAGGGTGGTTCCGTCTCTACCCAGGCTGAGTGCTTGTGGATTCACCTTCCCCTCATCAAGACCCTCAAGGAAACTTGCTCCAAGCTCTTCCCTGTCGTCAAGTACGGCTtcaccaccatccccaCCTACCCCGCTGGTCAGATTGGTATCATGGTCTGCACCAAGGACTCTACCCGAGACCTGACCGTCCCCCTTCGTGCCGTTCCCGACACCAGGTACTACAACTCTGAGGTCCACCGAGCTGCTTTTACCATCCCCGAGTTCGGTCGTGCCATGCTCGAGGACGGCGTCAACGTCTTGCCCAAGTTCAGCGGTGCTCGACCCACTAcgaccaagaagaaggtgctCCTCCTTGGTTCCGGTCTCGTTGCTGGCCCTGCTGCCAACTACATTGCGCGACACAACCACGAGCTCACCATCGCTTGCCGAACTCTCGCTAGTGCAGAGGAGCTCGCTTCCGGCCTCCCCAACGCCACCCCCATGTCTGTTGATGTCTCTTCTGCTGACGCTCTCCGACAGGCTATCAAGGGTCACGACGTTGTTGTCAGCTTGATCCCTTACACCCACCACGCCCAGGTCATGGAGGCTGCtcttgaggagaaggtcCACGTCGTCACTACCTCCTACGTCAACCCCCAGATGCGTGCCCTCGAGCAGAAGTTCAAGGATGCTGGTCTGATTTGTTTCAACGAGATCGGTGTCGACCCCGGAGTTGACCACTTGTGGGCTGTCAAGGTCTTTGACGAAGTCAAGAAGGCTGGTGGTAAGATCAAAAGCTTCTACAGCTTCTGTGGTGGTCTTGTTGAACCTGCT GCCGCCGACAATGCCCTCGGGTACAAGTTCTCTTGGTCCCCTGTCGGTGTCCTCATGGCCCTCAACAACGACGGCAAGTACCTCAAGGACGGCAAGGTCGTTGAGGTTGCCGGCAAGGACCTCATGAGCACAGCCAAGCCTTATTATTTCACTCCCGCGTACAACCTCGTCGCCTATCCCAACCGAGACTCTACCGTCTTCAGGGAGTTCTACGGTCTGGAAGGTGTTCAAAACCTTTGCCGAGGTACTATGAGGTACGCTGGCTTCTGCGAAGTCATCACCGCCTGGAAGGAAATTGGTTTGATGTCCGATGCTCAAGTCGACTACCTCGCCCAGGGTGCTGCTCCCATCACTTGGATCAAGGTCATCTCTCAGTTGCTCGGCGTTGAGGCCAAGGAGGC TGCCATTATTGAGAAGCTCAAGACTCTCAAGTCTTTCGAGACCGAGTCTAGAgtcctcatctccaaattCCGAGACCTCGGTCTCTTCTCCGAGGAGCAGGTCGCTCAGCGAGGTTCCGTTATGCGAGCTCTGTCCGCTCTTCTCGAGGAGAAGTGTGCCTTCAAGGAAGGTGAGGTCGACCTTGTCTTGTTGCAACACACTTTCGAGATCATCAACGCCGACGGTTCCGAG CAAACCATCACTTCCTCCCTTGAGGCTTACGGTGACAGGAACGGTGGACCCTCTGCCATGGCCAAACTCGTCGGT GTTCCTTGCGGTATGGCTGTGCAGTTCATCCTTGAGGGTGTCCTCAACAAGCCCGGTGTCTTCGCTCCCTACGACGAGGAGACCTGCAAGTTATTCCGAGAACGacttgagaaggaggagggcatCACCATGGTTGAGAAACTTGTTTAA